The DNA sequence GTTGGAAATTGAAAAGAGGGCCAAAAATAACCTCATCAGGGCGTTGTACATACGGCTTGAAAGGGAGAAAGGAGAGGTCCCCCCACCTCAAACCCAACTTGAGATAGTTCCTTTCAAGCAAGGTGTGGTCCACCATGATGAAGTTGAGGATGAAAATCCAAACTTTGGACCGAGCGTCGGAGAGGAAACCCATCATGCAGCCAGTGCGGGAAAGTCGACGGACACGGTTACGTCAGCGTTTCCTATTGCACAGGAAGTACCTGAAGAAGTAAATGAAAGCAGTTTTCCACTGGGGCAACAAAAACATGggaatgaagatgaagatgcccAGCTTGACAACATTATAAGGAACATTGCTGAGGCAGAAGTGATGCAATTAGttgaaaagggaaaaaagaaggAAGGGACACATGCCGATGAGGAACAGACTAAGAAAACTCCGGAAATACATTCGATAGTGAAAAACGTGAAGACATACCGGAGGGCTGCCAAGAAAGCTAGAGAGGAGGAGTGGGAGTACGACACTCCAGAAGAGGcaaaaatttcaaagcgagcTGCACCTAAGAAGGCAGGAGTCATGCTTCAAGCCCctggaaaatttcacaacaagttAAAGCTTAAGGGAGTCAAATGCGATAAGCAAACATGGAAGACATTGGATCCTGCAGTGGCAAGGTATTATCGAGACTTCTTCAACGTTGCTCAGAAAGACACGTAAGTACACATTGTGGTTTAAAATTGGTGTGACAATTAAATTTCCAGTTTACATACAGATAAAACATGTGTTGGAATTTAATGTTTCTGTTTCAATAGGACCGAGTACTGGATCAGCAGTGATCTTCTGCGCCGGATCACGAAGCACGACCTAAGAGTAATAATACAGGAGGGGGACATTGAAACTGACGTGAGTATTTCAATTTGGACATCCATTCAACcatctactgccccccagtagattGATTAATACCCAGTGGATCGATTCAATAATCTACTGCACCCCATTTTAatgattactgccccccagtaatgtcATCAATTAATGCAATTTTCATTTGTCATATTACTTATAAAGTTTTGATGCATTAAATTCTTGGTTTATGATCATTGCAGGTGATCGCCGTTTACATTGACTTGCTGAAGTCTGATGCAGAAAAGCAAAGTTCGCAAGTGGGATTCCTCACAGTAGACGCTTCTGTAAGTAGCATAAACCAAATCTATTCAGTTATGTGTTTATTCGGAAGCCACATTGAGTAACATGCTGAAATATGGAGTACCTTTGTTGTTACTGGGGGTAGTAATCTATCTACTGGGGGCAGTAGATTGTTTATGGCCCACTTTGTGGCAATAAGTATATataattttgtgttttgaagCGGTTCTGTATATGAATTTCATATCGTAATATTAATGCACCCTTGTAATAAATCTACTACCCCCACTGATTGAGCAAAATTAGAACTCGATTCAATGATAAGTTTTATTGTTAAATTGAATTAACTTGGTTACGTTATGTTTACAGTATTATGCCATACACCTACCAAAACGAAGATGAATTAGAACCAAacaactttcaaaatgactaaaaagataaaaaaaacaacaattacaaCTGCTTAATAACACATTAaaacattactgccccccaatacacaAATTACTGGTCCCCAGTAATATTGTCAAAACAGCCATTTAAAATTTGTAAGATTAATAAATTGCAATGTATTCAAAATAAATCATCAGTAAGCAACAATTATAGATACTAAAATATCGTTGAacaacattattggcccccactaGAAAAATTACTGCCTCCCAAGAATATAATCAGAACTACCGCAACACTCCGGGTACCAGCTCAACCCCAAAATCCAAACATGAATTCAACGAAAGAAACACGAAATTAATACAAAAACTCAAACTTAACACAATGCACTGAAAAACACCTGGAAGTTCAATaccaaaattacaaaaacaatTCATAATCAAAACAAAAGCCATGTTTGGATTTTTATCTTTTTAGGCTCTGATTCAGAAAATTCAGTTCGCAAATAAGACAACAAttcgtacaaaaaaaaaacctaaaatcaaACATATTAAACAGAGCTAAAAGCCAAACGGATTAGATAGAGgtaaagaaacaaaagcaaaccTCAGTGGATGAACTCGAAGAGCATCTGAATCACGATCCATGTGAAAATCACAGCAGAATTCCTCCCCTATATGAATCGCACTACTACTACCACCAGCTCTAAATCGCAGAAGATTCACACACCAAAAACACCGAAGATTCGTTAACCAGGACAAGACGCTTCTCTCTCCTGCCTATATAAATCGCAcagctgctctctctctctaacatcAAAGAGCTCCACACTCAAAACCGGAGAACTTCTCTATCTACAGATACAGCCGAACCTCTCACACTGAAATCGGAGAGCTTCGCTCCCTAAATCCCGTTTCTGTTACGATTTCAAAACGTTCAGTTATAGAGCTTTCAGTTataaaagggcaaaagcgtccacaaaaatgaataaaacaGCCACACGTTTAAAAAGTTGGGTAATTGGGgtttaaaaatgaaaactaatgATTAattgggcaatctcttagagtgtttgggtaaatggggtcaaaTGTCACAGAAATGGGGTAAACGATCATTTTCCCATATTAAAAACCACATTAACGGCGCACATTCTTGCACGCTGTAAAAGATAACACTATTACGGCGTGTATCTAATGCATGCCATAAAAGACCAAATAAAATTGACATTAACGGCGTGCATCAATGCATGCCATAAAAGACCAAATAAAAATGGACATTACCGGCGTGCATCAATGCATGCCATAAAAGACCAAATAAAAATGGACATTAACGGCGTGCATCAATGCATGCCATAAAAGATCAAATGAAAATTGACATTAACGGCGTGCATCATctaatgcacgccgtaaaagactatACCAGAAAGGGTATTCACGGCATGCTGTGAAAGTGCGCCGTAAATGTATGTCTATTACGGCACTCAttgatgcacgccgtaaaatgtGCGCGGTAAAAGAGTCATTTTCTTGTAGTGAACATTTGGGACCAAAGAAGTTGAGCATTGAATAGGAGATTTATTTGCTACCTTTTAAGATATTGGGAGACGGCTGAGAAATCATGCATCAAGCGCCTACAGAAGGAATATAGAGCAGTGTGTAAGGCGTGGCTTCTTTTGTTACTGAACCTGTTGTAGACTAATAGTTGTACATATCATTTACATCCTCAGGGTGCTTCTTGTTTGGCCAATAGCCACTGTGTATATGTCATGTTTCACTCAAAGATCAGTAAGTGGTTCTGTTCAAAGGCGTACGTAGCTACACACGGGCTTCCATGGGCTATAGCCCACcccaaattttaaaaaaatgttaatttgtagcttaattttagtttagaaattaaatattaaaaagtagCCCACTCTAAATTTCTAAACTtagcccatatatatatatatatatatacagatcctatctagagcagagctccgctttgaaaattaacgtgtgaagttcgagttttgggtcacttttcggtcgcatatccacatctcgaccgttcagtttttaggtactagtgtatagatcatctctgcaaattttcagccaaattgattatcgttaaggtatctaacttgcttaaaccaatggacggactgaatctgtcaacatgaaccgtactagctttaaggaagttatcaatgccttaacgatcatcattttggctgaaaatttgcagagatgatctatacactagtacctaaaaactgaacggtcgagatgtggatatgcgacccaaaagtgacccaaaacttgaacttcacacattaatttcaaagcggagctccgttctagataggatctgtatatatgtatgtatatatatatatctttgcttgaagtattttattgtatttttgttttctattctgCTTTAAGAGGCATACTCTCATCAAAAGCTTTGGGTAAATTaggtcagaaaaaaaaaagttggttgAGAATTATGATACagattcaataattaaagattttcGATTATATTCAAGAGCACATGATAAAATATGAAtagatatgtttttttttcttagacGTTTGTTATCGAAATTCTATCAAATGTTTTAAGGTTGATTTTTTTGATCAATtagctatttgattatttgatatgtttttaatatatagggtaaggctatggtatgttaacctTTCTTATACATTATCTGTTTTTACCATTatgatgactcattttaccactttaaggactcattttaccacttgagaattcatgtggtaactaaaaaaatttaccactttaaggattcattttactactttaaggactcattttGCCACTTGAGAAttcatgtggtaactaaaaaaatttactactttaaggaTTCATATTACcattttgaggactaatattattattttgatgactcattttaccactttaaggtaATTATATGCATGTCATACATAATTAACAAATCGTAGAATTTCCATAATATATGATGAGGTTTAATTTAAGAATGAACAAAATATGTTACTTGaaaaagttcaaaaaaaaaaaatttaaagcattagtaaacttttattaaaaaaaaaaaatttagcccACCCCATTTTAAAATCCTAGCTCCGCCATTGGTTCTGTTAATCTCTTGGTCCTGTTAACGATCAACTGTAGTTTCAATAACTTACTGGATTCATGCATAACAGAtaagaaattcaagagaagatGTTACTACCACAGTTTAGTGAATGCTAGGCAACAAGTTACAAATATATTATTGACCGCCCAAAATTTGGTAATAACACATGCATGAACCTTCTTCTCAATTTGGGTAGGGCAAAGAATGAAGACTGTTAACTCGGATCAATCGTTAAAAATTTGACGTAATGGTTCAATGTAATTATCGACCTTCAACGCTGCAAGTGAATTGGGAAGGACCTCTATATATGCTCGCCTCTCTCGTCGATGTATTTCTTACAGTTCAATTAATTTCACGTCTATTGGTTACTACGTACCGTCATCAAGCATATATGGCTTCTTCATCCTTCACTATTCAGAGTTGATTTCTCTTATCTACCTCACTCATCCTATTCTTGATCATCTCTCCCACCCCCAACTTTGCCAACAATCTCTCAGGCCACCCAAATCACGCATCGTCGTAACATTCCAGTCTCAACATCGGCTCAGGCTCAGGCACATCCAATTCAAGATGATCATTCAGGCTCATACTCAGGCACAACGAATTCAAGATGATCATTCGCAGGTTGGTAACCTCCAGACTACTAGTAATTCCTATGATTTTCTATCAGTAATCCGACTCTGCTCTATCATTCTGTTGGTCCGATCCTAATTATTGTTCAGTTGTTCTATCAGCTTTGCTTAAGTTAATTTCTTTGTTTATTAACCTATGAGGACGAGACAATGACGTCATCACTCTCACTGAGGTCTGGGGCCTTGCCCATCCTGGCCGTCCACCATGGTGCCCTCATTCTGCATCAAATTTCAGCTGCCAATCTGCCGTCGTCACGCTCAGACAACCTTCTCGTCATGCAGCAGGCTCAATTGGCATGGCTGCTCCCGGCCAATGGCGGCGGAAATGTCTGCCTCAATCTCAGTTTCAGAAAACAAATATTAATGGATACAAAGCTTGATTGGAAATGTACAACGTACTTCAACAAGAAGCTAGATAGGTGCTGGGGCCGGATAGGTCACAAGTTTGTAGATTTCTCACTGATTAATTTGTGCCACCCAGTGTTTCAGTGTATTTCGATCTGTGTTCATATTAGACTACTAGTGGTAGTTGTTAAATTCCTTAATCACCAACAATGAAGACCTTGTTGAAATGCAGTCTTTATACCATCTGCTGAATAAAGTTAAGAAGATTCTATACGTTTGCATTACAATAATGCATGTAAATACTAAAGTTAagaaattttattaacacaTCATGgaaatacttaatacacattctaatttttttacatttaGAATCAGATTATATGAGTAAATAAAATGACTGAAAAGACATTCATATTAGAAAAGGAACTATAATTGGAATACgtttaatagcttttaatattgttataaattCAAGTTGAAATCTTTGTCATGAGTTCATGACAAGCTTGATTATTAGTAATTATGCATTACAAAATTCTTATGAtcgttcatattgtttcttggtaattaatagaaagaaaataaaacctagtATGATATATATAAACCTTAATTGGAATCTTCTTCTACAAGCTTGACTACTAGCAATTTTGCATTACAAAATCCTTCtgattgtatatgttgtttcatgataactaatggagagaaaataataacaatGTAGTTATAAACCTAGTTGGGATCCTCTTCAcgtgttcttgattatttttcaacaattttGACTACCgaaaattttgaataacaaaattgTTAAGATTGTACAGGTCTCATGAAGTCAtgataataattgaaagaaaattaaaattattatgaTGATTCTAATAATTAAATGCATTTAAATTCATTATGATATATATAGAATGTTGTGATTATGATAAAGTTTAGCATGATGATTTTaatattgatttatatatagtgattttatatagaattttgagatttgaggatAATTTAGGTAGTTTGAGTGgtgtatttaataaaatgataGAATAAGAAATCAAATGGGTGATGTATTAAGTAAgaggtgtgtattaagtatttagAGATGTGCGAATAAAATTTTCCCaactcattctcaaaaaaaaaaaaaagcatgtcAACTTGAAATATATGCACCGTATTGCCCTACCGTATTATCAGGCATATGTTACTATATCTTCGGAGGAGAAGTCGGTGATGGCGTCCACATGAACGTACTGCTTGTTTAAAAGTCTCAAATTAATCCGGATGATGATATTATAAATCGGTATTTATATTCCCTTCCTTAAGAAGCGCAAAGATGGTGACAAATTTGACTGAGCAGATATACCCTAAATTTTTCTTGGATATATACGTTATGATCATTATGAATTATAATATTGGAATTTCGACCGGGTATTGATCTTATTTGACTAAATGTTGACATGCAATAAGCAATAATAATATAGGAAGTTGCTTTCGGTGAGTTGTGACTTGTGGTAAGTTATGATTTCAATATGGAAAAATTATCATGGTCATCCAACTGTGACTCAGTCGACACTTTGGTTActatatttttagtaattttactttagtcactcaacttaaACACTGTCCATCACTTTGGTCACCGCCGTCAACTTCACTGTTTAATTCTTGTATATAACTCATACTTTCAGGGCATTTTGGTCAAATTGAGTACcgaaatcttcttcttcttttttcctatttattttcatgattttggccagaaaaaaaaaagttatggaCTTTTCTCAATTAAAGAGACGGACGCTATTTCCAAAAAAATTAAGAGTCGGACACTAAGCTTGATCCTTCTAACTTCTCCAATAAATATAGCCAAATTTAACGggtgtatttttttgttttttaaattattcccaattttaatatttttttagtaATTGGATCAAAATGTCCTTAAttagttttaagttttaacGGTGTGTAATGGAGTATTTCACTACAATTAATAAATCTAaaattgagtgactaaagtgatatttttaaaaatagAGTGTGACCAAATTGTTGATCAAGTCATAGATGaatgactaaagtgataaatttttctttaatattgtaaatgtcattggttagATTCTTACTAACATATATAAGCTTATAAAAGTAtggttaaaaaataataataataataataatataggaAATTGCCCCGGGTTTCTCAGGTTAGCATATCATCACCTGGACCTTGTAAATCATTTTCCATCATGTTTTGGGCAAGTCGCTGGTTCTAGATTTAATGACAACCTAATCATGAATGTACAGAGGTTCCTTACATGGATAGGATATTTCTAGAATATTGGTGATGAAAAATGTACGTACGTAGTATAATTGTAGATTACCATGCATCCTCAACCGGTCAACCCCACCATTAACAATCTCTTCATATGTCTCTAACCTAGATTTAAAACCCTAAAAAACTGTGGAAAAATTTGAACTTCATGTAGGCTTGAAGGGTGTCGCTAACCTAGGTTACCGTAATTAAAATATGATATCTATGCAACAATCTAGGGTAAAGAATTTAACTATTACATTATTAATTATCATTCATGAAAGTTGCAATATTGCTCTACATATATACGTATTTGCAATGTAATAATATCGACTTTATTTGACGAAATGACAAAAGAACACCATGTTAAAACTAGTTAATTAAACCAAAGCCAATCAAATTAAGGTAGCTCAAGTTAAGTAGGTTCTATGAAAGACAGTATTAGTTTAAAGTCTGATATAAATCAAAAGAGCTCCATTAATTGTTTGTATAGACATGCTTTTAGTGTTTATAGCTAACATTCTAAAAATGTGCCATTAATTGAATATTGGCATTACAAATTCAAACCAATGAACCTTCTTGACTCAGGAACGTCATAACATTCTGGCATGCATGAATGTGACGATATAGCCTCTTGGCTGGCTTTTTATAAACCttcttgtatttttttaattgaggTAAACCTTGTAGTATTATGAGGTGCCTTtgggtttctttttttttttttttttttttttgtggagatGGGTTAAAAGAGTGACACACTCTAACTTTCTTTCACTTTCAGGATTTAATTTATTTGTATTATGTGGTTTCTCGGCCTTCCCTCACGAGGACAAAAAattaaggggagtgaaattcacagtCCTAATTTATCAATCCAcacttcatgttttctttttttaatatctTAGATTTTGTCTGTTtgtagtgtggattgtaaaaatgTAATATTAAGAtattataaaaatttaaaaaaaatgagtgtgaattgtaaaataaGGAGGGTGAATCTCACTCTCTAAATCAATCACGTACTATACAAACACTATGCCCAtaacctcatcagacgacagagatcagacgacagacatgttggtttctgtcgtctgatatattttaacgacagacagtgtaaaaactgtcgtctgaatatagcAACATACCATGGTAAGTTAGCTTTGAGAATTAGGTTTGTCTTCACACAACATTTATCTGTCGTCTAATCAAAGGAGATAAATTTGATTTCGATTCGTGTTGTaccagtttttttttgttttgttcagacgacagataactGTCGTCTCGTAAAaggagataatttttttttcatagctGTTTGTTTTTTTGGCACAACATGAAGGGATATATGCCAAATTTTAAAGctatttctctctccccgacaaaTTTAACCCTTTGAAAATTTTTCTATTCCACATCTGAGAAACCCTATCTATGTCGCTCTCCCTTAGGCACAGAAGAACCCAGCAGCCCCAACTCAACACAAATTTCTTGGCAGATCTCCCCCATTAAACTCTCCTCTaatcaaaactgaaaactcAATCTCCCCCATCTCTCTTCGACAAACACAGAACCCGGCCATCTCAATCAGTTTTTCAAACCATACAGCCAAACCATCTCAATCCCTCTCACGAGTTCTTGTTGGTGTTAAGAAGATTTCAACGCTTTCAATCCTTATTGTTTCACTATTGTTGGGTAAGCCCTTCGATTCACTGTTATTCAATTTATTTAGAGTTTCTTTTggattgggttttagggttttaattgaaaatttctattcaaatttgatttgtgtttgCTGGGTTATATTCGAATTGGGGATACAAGGTTATCTTTTGTCTGGGTTATCATTTCAGAGTTGCAGTCATTTCGGGAAGTCTCACCTTTCAGAAGCACACCTCAAGGTTTGAGCTTTTTAATTCTCTCGCTTACGTTTTCTTGATCTTCGGCTCTTGTTTCTGTTTGGTTGCGGTGGAAGATGGAATTTTTGGCTGAACCCATGAACTTAAAAGCATTAAAGACTCCTCTTTTATACTACCCATTACATCCCACTTCGTGATTTAGTCGTTGATGGAGTTTCTCTGGGTCTTTCTGGTTGGTACCCGAGAAATTCAAGATTGAAAGTTGGGAGTTGAAAAGATTGAAGCAAGTTTCACTGTTGCAAATCTAATTTAATTGATTCAGTTATACTAGCACAAACCATGGACTGCTTTAGTCCTCTAGGCATGTGTATAacttttgttttgattgcttTATAGTTTTGAGTTGTTCTGATATTTTGAATGTGGTTGCAATTGCTGGTTCATGAGATTTGACTGGATGCTTTTGATTTTGCCAAGTTGTATATCTCCATTATTTGTGAATTAATCGCTCTCACTGTCTCGGGActttgtattcattttggttaaGAAAGTTAAAGAGTCTTGAAACAATTACAAAGAAGTATTGATTGAGGGGAAGATGCATAAAGCAGCACCATTTTGTTAGGTTTTGAAACCAAGCTGCAGCACTTGTTATATATGTCAAAAGCCTACTAAAGCATATAGTTCTCTTAGTTTCTTTGGGTGACTTCTGTGCATCTTATAAGTGTTTCGGGTGTTTTTACGAGTAATAAATTAGTGTTATATTACTTGAGTAGATTGATACTCCAgattttcattttgggtccagaaaAAAAGGGTTCCAAGATCAGTTAAAACCCCTTATTTGGGTCTTGTTTGACGTTAACACAGTGCTAAAATCCCACAAAACCCAATTTGATTATTGAATATGCCAATTTATGGTAATGTGCAATCCTTGAATAACATTGGATCTGTTTACATTCTTTTGTttgtctggattgtttcatcaAACTGTACATTTTAGTCTTAGAGACCAGCAATACATTGGTCTGATTTAGCCTAAACCAGATTTAAATCAATTGATACCCCTGCCAGTCCTCTTCTcttataacatatatatgtatttctcatggtggaattttttttattttaattgtcatGAAACAGAGGAAGAAGACATGGCAAAGCGTCTGATTTCAATCTTCAGCCGTGGTTGGGCTCAAAAACTCCTCCCAACATCCTCCACTAAGGTTATCATCTTGTACATATGTATTTAGTCTATGTATTTGATACATTCTTCATGGGTCTAACAGTATCGGTGTAATCTTGGTTGGTCAATGTGGTATATAGCTGAACTCAGGAAAGGCTGTTACTGTGGGACTGGGTGGACAGAGTACAGTAGGTTACAGTACCCAAGTCAAGCAAGAGTATGTTTCTTTACactgtttctctattttctcctATTTGTGAAGATATTGTCACCTTggtttgtgtgtttttttttgggtattttgtcACTTAACTTTTGCTATGAGAGATCAAATAGAAAAGGAAACCTTGTGATTTTCACTGGATGGATTTTGTGCACATCTCATTTTTATGATGGTGCCTTTGTGGATGCATTCCtgatgaaaatgaaaaacaacaaagagcTTCTTATGAATAAGAAAATCTGGTCCTGGAGATCTACTATTTTCAGGAGAGTTGGAAAATGAAAGGTTGCTGCTCCAGTTGATAAGAGTAGCAAAGGAAAGGCCATTTTTCATTGGTTTTGCTAGCATCTCATTGATGGGTCAATTTAGTTTTGTCATGTTTTCTTCAATTCAATTGTG is a window from the Rosa chinensis cultivar Old Blush chromosome 2, RchiOBHm-V2, whole genome shotgun sequence genome containing:
- the LOC112185860 gene encoding uncharacterized protein LOC112185860, yielding MTSSLSLRSGALPILAVHHGALILHQISAANLPSSRSDNLLVMQQAQLAWLLPANGGGNAQKNPAAPTQHKFLGRSPPLNSPLIKTENSISPISLRQTQNPAISISFSNHTAKPSQSLSRVLVGVKKISTLSILIVSLLLELQSFREVSPFRSTPQEEEDMAKRLISIFSRGWAQKLLPTSSTKLNSGKAVTVGLGGQSTVGYSTQVKQEYVSLHCFSIFSYL